One Alnus glutinosa chromosome 3, dhAlnGlut1.1, whole genome shotgun sequence genomic region harbors:
- the LOC133863221 gene encoding transcription factor MYBS3, whose amino-acid sequence MTRRCSHCSNNGHNSRTCPNRGGGGGGVKLFGVRLTDGSIIKKSASMGNLSALYHQDSPPSDPVHVSDGYLSDDPAPASNRRADRKKGVPWTEEEHRLFLIGLQKLGKGDWRGIARNFVISRTPTQVASHAQKYFIRQTNANRRKRRSSLFDMVPDMAMDPPSVPEEQVLLPSASEADNADALPSLNLSLKSEFEPMEATSKEKLKEPEESVTGSIGLAPMLPGLVPAYLPSPFLFWPPNTFPMEEEKGAEPSHHQVLKPIPILPKEPVNVDELVGMSQLSLEEAERRHREPSPLSLKLIGEPSRQSAFHANAPVSGSDLNKQGESSVIQAV is encoded by the exons ATGACTCGGCGGTGCTCACACTGCAGCAACAACGGGCACAACTCACGGACCTGCCCGAATCGCGGCGGAGGCGGCGGAGGTGTGAAGCTATTCGGGGTGAGGCTAACGGATGGGTCGATCATTAAGAAGAGCGCGAGCATGGGCAATCTCTCGGCGCTCTACCACCAGGACTCGCCCCCCTCTGACCCCGTCCATGTCTCCGATGGCTACTTGTCCGACGACCCCGCTCCCGCCTCCAACCGACGTGCCGACCGCAAGAAag GTGTCCCATGGACAGAAGAGGAACATCGGCTGTTCTTAATTGGCCTTCAGAAGTTGGGGAAAGGGGACTGGCGTGGTATAGCACGGAATTTTGTCATCTCAAGGACTCCTACACAAGTGGCAAGCCATGCCCAGAAATACTTTATCCGGCAGACTAATGCTAACCGACGAAAGAGACGTTCCAGCCTTTTTGACATGGTTCCTGATATG GCCATGGATCCACCATCTGTGCCAGAAGAACAAGTATTGTTGCCTTCTGCAAGTGAAGCTGATAATGCCGACGCGTTACCTTCATTAAATCTCTCCCTCAAATCGGAATTTGAACCTATGGAAGCCACatctaaagaaaaattaaaagaacccGAGGAAAGTGTGACGGGATCAATTGGACTGGCACCAATGCTTCCTGGATTGGTCCCTGCTTATCTACCTTCTCCATTCCTATTCTGGCCACCAAATACATTTCCTATGGAGGAAGAGAAGGGTGCGGAGCCGTCACATCATCAGGTCTTGAAGCCAATTCCAATCCTTCCCAAGGAGCCTGTCAATGTTGATGAACTTGTTGGCATGTCTCAGCTCAGTCTCGAAGAGGCTGAGAGACGCCATAGAGAACCTTCACCACTGTCGTTAAAATTGATAGGAGAGCCCTCAAGGCAGTCAGCATTTCATGCAAATGCTCCAGTCAGTGGGTCTGACTTAAACAAGCAGGGCGAGAGTAGTGTAATCCAAGCAGTTTGA
- the LOC133864744 gene encoding histidine-containing phosphotransfer protein 4-like isoform X1 codes for MERNQMLRQVAVMRQSFFDQGFLDEQFVQLEELQDDANPNFVEEVVTLYYRDSSRQILNIDQALERNPLDFNKLDTYMHQFKGSSTSIGAKKVKAECTQFREYCKAGNGEGCMRTFQQVKKEYAILKRKLEAYFQQVRVQSGPSETACRPRN; via the exons ATGGAGAGGAACCAGATGCTCAGACAGGTTGCCGTCATGAGGCAGTCCTTCTTTGATCAG GGATTTCTTGACGAACAATTTGTCCAGCTGGAGGAGCTTCAAGATGATGCTAATCCTAATTTTGTGGAGGAAGTTGTTACATTGTACTATCGGGATTCATCCAGGCAAATCCTTAACATAGACCAGGCACt GGAGAGAAACCCTCTGGATTTCAATAAGCTGGACACCTATATGCATCAGTTCAAGGGAAGTAGCACAAG CATTGGAGCCAAAAAGGTAAAAGCTGAATGCACACAGTTCAGGGAATATTGCAAGGCAGGAAATGGAGAAGG ATGCATGAGGACTTTCCAACAAGTGAAGAAAGAATATGCCATTCTCAAAAGGAAGCTTGAAGCTTATTTCCAG CAGGTAAGAGTACAATCTGGGCCCTCGGAGACGGCATGTCGCCCTAGGAATTGA
- the LOC133864744 gene encoding histidine-containing phosphotransfer protein 4-like isoform X2 has protein sequence MERNQMLRQVAVMRQSFFDQGFLDEQFVQLEELQDDANPNFVEEVVTLYYRDSSRQILNIDQALERNPLDFNKLDTYMHQFKGSSTSIGAKKVKAECTQFREYCKAGNGEGCMRTFQQVKKEYAILKRKLEAYFQVRVQSGPSETACRPRN, from the exons ATGGAGAGGAACCAGATGCTCAGACAGGTTGCCGTCATGAGGCAGTCCTTCTTTGATCAG GGATTTCTTGACGAACAATTTGTCCAGCTGGAGGAGCTTCAAGATGATGCTAATCCTAATTTTGTGGAGGAAGTTGTTACATTGTACTATCGGGATTCATCCAGGCAAATCCTTAACATAGACCAGGCACt GGAGAGAAACCCTCTGGATTTCAATAAGCTGGACACCTATATGCATCAGTTCAAGGGAAGTAGCACAAG CATTGGAGCCAAAAAGGTAAAAGCTGAATGCACACAGTTCAGGGAATATTGCAAGGCAGGAAATGGAGAAGG ATGCATGAGGACTTTCCAACAAGTGAAGAAAGAATATGCCATTCTCAAAAGGAAGCTTGAAGCTTATTTCCAG GTAAGAGTACAATCTGGGCCCTCGGAGACGGCATGTCGCCCTAGGAATTGA